In one Acomys russatus chromosome X, mAcoRus1.1, whole genome shotgun sequence genomic region, the following are encoded:
- the LOC127185439 gene encoding LOW QUALITY PROTEIN: melanoma-associated antigen 10-like (The sequence of the model RefSeq protein was modified relative to this genomic sequence to represent the inferred CDS: deleted 2 bases in 1 codon): MNDPQDTQYSNLPDSPQAQWELDSARATMAAAREEEVTVSEEMYSGGTPSSPQSPQRASPPPMEVEMASMEQVQEMGNPLSMLHNALHIKAYDLVHFLVSKYEMKALTSKGEMLEAIGREYEDYYPLIFSKASECLKLVFGIDMIEVDPVVHIYVLVIALGLTYDGMLTPVEGMPKTGLLIVVLGIIFMQGNRVREEVIWNTLKNIGLPNESGPYLCEDPRKLIFEDFVREGYLHYRRVPDSDPPSYEFLWGLRAHIETTKMKVLKFFSSITRTDPREYPEKYAEALRDEIERAQAWIAGRMTSGSDPHTFSCTGSSQPTSGQAESVILGPYHHLRAGGRCCEPL, translated from the exons ATGAATGATCCCCAGGATACTCAGTACTCCAACCTCCCAGATAGTCCTCAGGCCCAATGGGAATTAGACAGTGCCAGGGCCACCATGGCTGCAGCAAGGGAGGAGGAAGTCACTGTGTCAGAGGAGATGTATAGTGGTGGAACACCAAGTTCTCCCCAGAGTCCTCAgagagcctcccctccccctatggAAGTGGAAATGGCTTCCATGGAGCAAGTACAAGAGATGGGAAACCCACTGTCAATGTTGCACAATGCACTACACATAAAAGCATATGACTTAGTGCACTTTCTGGTTTCCAAATATGAAATGAAGGCGCTCACTAGCAAGGGGGAAATGCTGGAAGCTATTGGCAGGGAGTATGAGGACTACTACCCTCTGATCTTTAGTAAGGCCTCTGAGTGCTTAAAGCTGGTCTTTGGCATTGACATGATAGAAGTGGACCCTGTTGTCCATATCTATGTCCTTGTCATTGCCCTGGGGCTCACCTATGATGGGATGCTTACTCCTGTCGAGGGCATGCCCAAGACAGGCCTCCTGATAGTTGTACTGGGTATCATTTTCATGCAGGGAAACCGGGTCCGTGAGGAGGTGATCTGGAACACCCTAAAAAACATAGGGCTACCTAATGAGAGTGGTCCTTACCTATGTGAGGATCCCAGGAAGCTCATCTTTGAGGATTTTGTGCGGGAAGGGTACCTGCATTATAGGCGGGTGCCTGATAGTGATCCTCCTTCCTATGAGTTCCTGTGGGGCCTAAGGGCCCACATCGAAACCACCAAGATGAAAGTCTTGAAGTTTTTTAGCAGCATAACTAGGACTGATCCCAGAGAATACCCTGAGAAGTATGCAGAGGCTTTGAGAGACGAGATAGAGAGGGCCCAGGCCTGGATTGCCGGGCGGATG ACTTCTGGCTCTGACCCGCACACGTTCTCGTGCACGGGCAGTTCCCAACCAACATCAGGTCAGGCAGAATCCGTCATCCTAGGACCATACCATCATTTGAGGGCTGGTGGGAGGTGCTGCGAACCATTGTAG